The following proteins are co-located in the Arctopsyche grandis isolate Sample6627 chromosome 3, ASM5162203v2, whole genome shotgun sequence genome:
- the mRpL15 gene encoding mitochondrial ribosomal protein L15 — protein MGSRAAMVGTERALAMLRSLPRLTLANVKNPNNTQATKRGRAQHGGDKHGAGNKGSGQRQNYMRIGYETGNNPFYLRFKYEPYYQGHHLRRQYPPMSLLKLQRLIDTDRVDPSKPIDLVSLVGTGLYNFNPGQKHYGVNLTDYGADSFKAKVNIEVQWATELVIAAIERNGGTITTAYYDPDCLFAMKNPEKFFCRGIPIPKRMLPPPDAAVYYASANSRGYLADPTKISEERLVLAQKYGYELPKIEDDPDYQMLTIRKDPRQIFYGLEPGWVINLKNECILKPTDKDLLKYYAT, from the exons ATGGGGTCCCGAGCAGCCATGGTTGGCACCGAACGTGCCTTGGCAATGCTACGAAGTCTTCCACGTCTGACATTAGCAAATGTAAAAAATCCGAATAACACCCAAGCTACt aaaCGTGGGAGAGCACAACACGGAGGAGATAAACATGGTGCTGGTAATAAAGGCTCCGGACAAAGACAAAATTATATGAGGATTGGCTACGAAACGGGCAACAATCCTTTCTATCTTAGATTCAAATACGAACCATACTATCAAGGTCATCA TTTACGTCGACAGTATCCACCCATGTCATTGTTGAAATTACAAAGACTTATTGATACCGACCGTGTCGATCCATCAAAACCAATAGATTTAGTGTCATTGGTTGGTACAGGATTATATAACTTTAATCCTGGGCAGAAACACTATGGTGTAAATCTAACTGATTATGGAGCTGATTCTTTCAAAGCTAAAGTCAATATTGAAGTTCAATGGGCTACTGAATTAGTAATTGCTGCTATTGAAAGAAATGGTGGAACGATAACAACTGCTTATTACGATCCTGATTGTCTGTTTGCCATGAAAAACCCAGAAAAATTCTTCTGCAGGGGTATACCCATTCCAAAGAGAATGTTGCCGCCTCCAGATGCTGCTGTATATTATGCGAGTGCTAATTCAAGAGGCTATTTAGCAGATCCAACTAAAATATCTGAAGAAAGATTGGTTTTAGCGCAAAAATATGGATATGAACTGCCAAAAATCGAGGATGATCCAGATTATCAAATGTTAACCATCCGAAAAGATCCAAGGCAAATATTCTATGGGTTGGAACCTGGATGGGTTATTAACCTAAAAAatgaatgtatattaaaacCAACAGATAAAGACCTTTTAAAATACTATGCAACATAA